The sequence CTCCTTCGTCCCGTCGGTGGCCGGCCTGATTCTGGCCTCGGTCGTCGTGCGCGACCTGGTCGGCATCAAATACAAGATGTAAAACAGAAAGGGAGTGGCTCATCGCCACTCCCTTTTATCATTCTGCCGCCATTTCTCCAACCACACTGCGCTTCTTCGCCGCCGTGTACATGGTCCACACGGTCAACGCAGAGAAGATCAGATTCTGCCAGACGTTCAGCTCCGTCTGGTAAAACAAGTGTGACGTCAGGTCGGACACGACCAGCGAAAGGAACAGGACACCGCCCCAAAAGTAAACGGAGACGCGGGAATCATCGCTTTTTTTGTAAAAGGCAAAACGAACCATAATCATAAGGGCAAAAAAGATGTAAGCACTGAAGGTCACCCACTGAAACACTTCCAACGACACTTGAATCAACACCTTTCTCTGCTCTTCTATCTTTGCATCTGTCTCTCTATGAGTATTAGACGCGGCGCGTCCAAAAAAGTTACATTGGAAATTGTGACTAAATCATTATAAATATTCGCAATCCGGAAAAAAATAAGCCCGTCAAACGACGGACTTTTGCGTTACATTTTGATGACATCTATCAGTTACAGATCCAATGCGCTAATGAATTTCTGATATTCGTTCGACCGCACGCCGCCTGCCGGCACCAGCACGTCGAGCGAGTTGGTGTTTTTCAGGCCGAGAATCTGCGCCACATGCCCGATGTCGATCCCCTGTTCGATCATGTGGGCAGCCAAAGAGCGGCGCAGCGACTGCAAGGCGATATGTCCTTCGATCTTGGCGTCTTTGGCCGTCTCGACAAACAAAACCTGCAGTTTCGCCTGCCGGATCGGGCCTTTTTCGTCGACAAAGACGTTCGGCAGTTTGCTCTTGCTGGCGCGGATGTATTTTTTCAACAAATCCTTCAGCTTGCGGGAGAAAAAGACCAGCCGGTCGCGCTCCCCAGCCTTGTTTTTGACGACCAAAAACAGGTCATCCCAGTTGATGTCGTCCTGCTGCAAGCGGGCGAGTTCGTCCGGACGCAGCCCGGTCTCGTACATCGTCGTGAAGATCGCCCGGCGCTTGATGTCGCCGCAGGCGATGATAAAGCGCTTCATCTCGTCGATCGTCAACGGACGCGGCAAAGAGAAGATGTACGCTTTGCTCTCCGAGATCGTCTCATCCATATCGCCGGACTGTCCTTGGTTTTCGAGGAACTTGTAAAAAGATTTGATCGCCTTGAACTTGCGGTGAATCAGTTTCTCCGACTTGCCGCCGTCCCGCAGTTCGCTGCCGAAATCATTGGCGTCATCTTCGGTCAGCTCCCCGAATGCTTTTTCGCGTTTGGCCATGAAATCGGCAAACTGTCCCAGATCGAGCAATACCCCTTGCACCGTTCCTGGCGACTTTTTCTTCTCTTCCAGGTAATTTCCGAACGCCTGGATCTGTGCTTCGTGTTCAGCAGTACCTGCCATCGGTTCCCCTCCACTTTCAATCTTACCTTCGTTATTGTGAACCAAACTCGCCAGAGAATGCAATCCTCTTGCCGTACTGTTAAGTATAAGAATCAAAACCGCGGGTCAGAACCGCAAGTTTCAGACACACTACAGATACTGCCGATTTTCCAGTGACGAACCGGCCTGCTTTTTGTTATAGTGGTTGTTGAATCTATTTTTAGGCACCTATTTTAGACTGAGGAGACGAAGACCACGATGACGAAACA comes from Tumebacillus sp. BK434 and encodes:
- a CDS encoding tyrosine-type recombinase/integrase: MAGTAEHEAQIQAFGNYLEEKKKSPGTVQGVLLDLGQFADFMAKREKAFGELTEDDANDFGSELRDGGKSEKLIHRKFKAIKSFYKFLENQGQSGDMDETISESKAYIFSLPRPLTIDEMKRFIIACGDIKRRAIFTTMYETGLRPDELARLQQDDINWDDLFLVVKNKAGERDRLVFFSRKLKDLLKKYIRASKSKLPNVFVDEKGPIRQAKLQVLFVETAKDAKIEGHIALQSLRRSLAAHMIEQGIDIGHVAQILGLKNTNSLDVLVPAGGVRSNEYQKFISALDL